One Nicotiana sylvestris chromosome 12, ASM39365v2, whole genome shotgun sequence genomic window carries:
- the LOC138883841 gene encoding uncharacterized protein: MVYLFIYVISVFSFLDIPCKSLGTPVHVSTNVGDFVVVDQIYQSCVVTFCGFETIADLLLLDMTDFEVILGMDWLSPYHAILDCHAKTVILVMTELPRLEWKGSSVSTSIRVIFFLKARHMFEKGCLAYIAYVLDTTIESLMIDSLPVVWEFADVFPSNLPDMPMDRDIDFCIDLAQLKELKDQLEELLSKGFVRPSVPPCGAPVLFVKKKDGTIRMCIDYRQLNEATIKNKYPFLRIDDLFDQLQGARAFSKIDLRSGYHQLKIRDSDVPKTAFYLGEKKLYAKFSKCEFWLELVAFLGHIGLGEVIKVDPKKIEAVQILRETVLQGSAKEVSIGEDGVLQLQGHLCVANVHSLTERILEEAHSSRYSIHPGATKIYRDLRQHYRWRRMKKNRVEYVARCLNCQQHNIPPSDNRQSERIVQILEDMLRACVIEFEGQWDQFLPLAEFAYNNSYQSSIEMAPFEALYDWRCHSPIGWFEPSEAKFYGTDLVKDALEKVKLIHERLRTAQSRQKSYADQKARDVSFMVGEKVLLKISPIKGIMRFGKKGKLSPRFIGPF; encoded by the exons atggtctacctattcatatatGTCATCTCTGTTTTCTCATTCCTGGATATTCCATGTAAGTCCTTGGGTACTCCCGTTCATGTGTCCACTAATGTGGGCGATTTTGTGGTTGTGGATCAGATCTACCagtcctgtgtggtcacattctgtggtttcgaGACTATAGCAGATCtcttgttgcttgatatgactgactttgaggtcatcctgggcatggattggttatccccataccATGCCATcctggattgccatgccaagactgttattTTAGTGATGACAGAGTTgccaaggttggagtggaagggttcctcagTTAGTACATCTATCCGAGTGATCTtttttctgaaggctcgacatatgttcgagaagggttgtttggcttatataGCCTATGTTTTGGATACCACCATAGAGTCTTTGATGATTGATTCACTACCAGTAGTCTGGGAGTTCGCCGATGTATTTCCTTCTAACCTTCCTGACATGCCAatggatcgtgatattgatttctgcattgatttggcccaa ttgaaggagttgaaggatcagcttGAGGAATTGTTatcaaaggggtttgttagaccaagTGTGCCACCTTgtggtgcaccagtgttgtttgtaaagaagaaggatgggaccattcggatgtgcattgattaccgccagttgaacgaggctaccatcaagaacaagtacccgtttctacgtattgatgatttgttcgaccagttacAGGGTGCTAGGGCGTTCTCTAAAAttgacttgagatcagggtaccatcagttgaagattcgggactcagatgttccgaagactgcttttt atcTTGGAGagaagaagctatatgctaagttctccaagtgtgagttttggctagagttagtggcattcttggggcatattggtTTAGGAGAGgttattaaggtggatcccaagaagattgaggcagttcaaa TTCTTAGAGAGACAGTGCTACaaggtagtgccaaggaggtttctattggagaGGATGGTGTTCTGCAACTCCAGGGTCACCTATGTGTTGCTAATGTTCATAGCTTGacggagaggattctagaggaggcacacagttcacggtattccattcatccaggtgctacgaagatatATCGTGACCTGAGACAACATTATAGGTGGCGGCGAATGAAGAAAAACAGAGTTgagtatgtggctcggtgtttgaattgtcagcag CACAACATTCCACCCTCAGACAACAGACAGTCTGAGCGGAtagttcagattttggaggatatgcttagagcatgtgtgattgagtttgaaggacagtgggatcagttcttgcctttggccgagtttgcctacaataacagttatcagtccagcattgagatggctccatttgaggctttatacgaCTGGCGATGtcattctcctatcgggtggtttgagcccagTGAGGCTAAGTTTTATGGTACAGATTTGGTGaaagatgccttagaaaaggtaaagttgattcacgAAAGGCtccgcacagctcagtccagacagaagagttatgcggatcagaaggcacgcgatgtatcattcatggtcggcgagaaggttctcttgaaaatCTCACCGAtaaagggtattatgagattcgggaagaagggcaagttgagcccaaggtttattggcccattttaG